One genomic window of Nocardioides daphniae includes the following:
- a CDS encoding transporter substrate-binding domain-containing protein → MKRTLTSLAIAALALSLAGCGSDDNGDAADSGEFRPIAAGKLTVCSDVPYPPFEDFDKSSPTGFKGFDIDIVTEVAKELDLELVVRDSSFDALKSGLEVNAGNCDLIASAMSILPERQEVMDMSDSYYDSMQSLLVPQGSDIKSIDDLEGKKVGVQKGTTGETYANGEIKDAEIVVFPSDGEMWPALKSNQVDALLQDLPVNLEHEKEGGFTIVEEYETEEAYGLAMAKNSGLLDDVNDALEAMREDGRYQKIYDTYFSAK, encoded by the coding sequence ATGAAGCGCACCCTCACCTCCCTCGCCATCGCGGCGCTGGCACTCTCGCTGGCTGGCTGCGGCTCCGACGACAACGGCGACGCAGCGGACTCCGGCGAGTTCCGCCCCATCGCCGCGGGCAAGCTCACCGTCTGCTCCGACGTGCCCTACCCGCCATTCGAGGACTTCGACAAGTCCTCCCCGACCGGTTTCAAGGGCTTCGACATCGACATCGTCACCGAGGTCGCGAAGGAGCTCGACCTCGAGCTCGTCGTCCGCGACTCGAGCTTCGACGCCCTCAAGAGTGGGCTCGAGGTCAACGCCGGCAACTGCGACCTGATCGCGTCGGCCATGAGCATCCTCCCCGAGCGGCAGGAAGTCATGGACATGTCCGACTCCTACTACGACTCCATGCAGTCGCTCCTGGTCCCACAGGGCTCGGACATCAAGAGCATCGACGACCTCGAGGGCAAGAAGGTCGGCGTCCAGAAGGGCACCACGGGCGAGACCTACGCCAACGGCGAGATCAAGGACGCCGAGATCGTCGTCTTCCCGTCCGACGGTGAGATGTGGCCGGCCCTGAAGTCGAACCAGGTCGACGCCCTGCTCCAGGACCTCCCGGTCAACCTGGAGCACGAGAAGGAGGGCGGCTTCACGATCGTGGAGGAGTACGAGACCGAGGAGGCCTACGGCCTTGCCATGGCCAAGAACTCCGGTCTGCTGGACGACGTCAACGATGCCCTCGAGGCGATGCGCGAGGACGGCCGCTACCAGAAGATCTACGACACCTACTTCTCCGCCAAGTGA
- a CDS encoding enoyl-CoA hydratase — MTDLAVTREGGILRLRLDRPDSLNSASPEMVERLAVTLEEAVTDDTVRVVHLTGEGRAFCSGADLSGLDPDRVADGSAMALANRAIRAITTLDKPVLAAVNGPAAGFGCAIALACDLVVAHPSASFSLSFTRLGLMPDGATTATVAASIGRARAMRMALLAEKLEAAEAYLAGLVSHVTTEDTYDDVVEALLGKLEAGAPLALAATKKAVNAATIPHLEAAMEAEHRGQSLLARTKDVVEGVTAFLERRSAVFRGE; from the coding sequence TTGACTGATCTCGCCGTCACCCGCGAGGGCGGGATCCTCCGCCTGCGCCTGGACCGCCCCGACAGCCTCAACTCCGCCTCCCCGGAGATGGTCGAGCGACTGGCCGTCACCCTGGAGGAGGCGGTCACCGACGACACCGTCCGGGTGGTCCACCTGACCGGCGAGGGCCGCGCCTTCTGCTCGGGCGCCGACCTCTCCGGCCTCGACCCCGACCGGGTCGCCGACGGCTCCGCCATGGCGCTGGCCAACCGGGCGATCCGGGCGATCACGACCCTCGACAAGCCGGTGCTGGCCGCGGTCAACGGACCGGCTGCCGGGTTCGGTTGCGCGATCGCGCTGGCCTGCGACCTGGTCGTGGCCCACCCGTCCGCCTCGTTCAGCCTCTCCTTCACCCGGCTCGGCCTGATGCCCGACGGCGCGACGACCGCCACGGTGGCCGCCTCCATCGGCCGGGCCCGCGCGATGAGGATGGCCCTGCTGGCCGAGAAGCTCGAGGCGGCCGAGGCCTACCTCGCCGGCCTGGTCAGCCACGTCACCACCGAGGACACCTACGACGACGTCGTCGAGGCGCTGCTGGGCAAGCTCGAGGCGGGGGCTCCGCTGGCGCTGGCCGCCACGAAGAAGGCCGTCAACGCCGCGACGATCCCCCACCTCGAGGCCGCCATGGAGGCGGAGCACCGCGGCCAGTCGCTGCTCGCCCGCACCAAGGACGTCGTCGAGGGCGTGACCGCCTTCCTCGAGCGACGCTCCGCGGTCTTCCGCGGCGAATGA
- a CDS encoding isochorismatase family protein produces the protein MTRALVIVDVQNDFCEGGSLAVTGGARVAADIGALLAARRDHETGSPDYTYVVATRDHHIDPGEHWAAEPDFATSWPKHCEVGTPGEEFHENLTPRTFDAIFLKGHHSAAYSGFQGQTEGGIPLAEWLRTHHVAEVDVCGIATDHCVRATALDAARLGFRTRVLTRLCAGVAPGTTKAALAEMEEAGVRVD, from the coding sequence ATGACTCGGGCACTGGTCATCGTGGACGTGCAGAACGACTTCTGTGAGGGCGGCTCCCTGGCCGTCACCGGCGGCGCGCGGGTCGCTGCCGACATCGGGGCGCTGCTGGCGGCGCGGCGCGACCACGAGACGGGGTCACCCGACTACACGTACGTCGTCGCCACGCGCGACCACCACATCGACCCGGGCGAGCACTGGGCGGCCGAGCCCGACTTCGCGACGAGCTGGCCGAAGCACTGCGAGGTCGGTACGCCGGGCGAGGAGTTCCACGAGAACCTCACCCCGCGCACCTTCGACGCGATCTTCCTCAAGGGGCACCACTCGGCGGCCTACTCCGGCTTCCAGGGGCAGACCGAGGGCGGCATCCCGCTCGCCGAGTGGCTGCGTACGCACCACGTCGCCGAGGTGGACGTGTGCGGCATCGCGACCGACCACTGCGTCCGTGCGACCGCGCTGGACGCGGCAAGGCTCGGCTTCCGGACCAGGGTCCTGACCCGCCTGTGTGCCGGGGTGGCGCCCGGGACGACCAAGGCCGCACTGGCCGAGATGGAAGAGGCCGGAGTACGCGTTGACTGA
- a CDS encoding nicotinate phosphoribosyltransferase produces MLQAALAAGTAQRRAVFELFPRRLPEGRRYGVVGGVGRALDAIERFRFDDEVLGVLDEGGVVDEQTLAWLADHEFTGDVWGYPEGEVYLPYSPLVVVEGTFAEAVLLETVLLSIYNHDSAIASAASRMTWAADGRPCIEMGSRRTHEEAAVAAARAAYVAGFETTSNLAARHRHGIPTAGTSAHSFTLLHDTERDAFTAQVTSLGRGTTLLVDTYDIGEAVRTAVEVAGPELGAVRIDSGDLGLLAHQVRAQLDSLGATETKIVVTSDLDEYAIASLAAAPVDGYGVGTQLVTGSGHPTSGFVYKLVAREGDDGELVPVAKKSKDKGSVGGRKYALRRRNAAGVAEAEVVGIGTPPVDDGDDRELLVPLVRDGVVVGREPLAASRERHLAARDELPVQARMLSRGEPVIPTVHLD; encoded by the coding sequence ATGCTCCAGGCCGCGCTGGCGGCCGGGACCGCACAGCGTCGAGCGGTCTTCGAGCTCTTCCCGCGCCGCCTTCCCGAGGGCCGCCGCTACGGCGTCGTCGGTGGGGTCGGACGGGCGCTCGACGCCATCGAGCGGTTCCGCTTCGACGACGAGGTGCTGGGGGTGCTCGACGAGGGCGGCGTCGTCGACGAGCAGACCTTGGCCTGGCTGGCCGACCACGAGTTCACCGGTGACGTCTGGGGCTACCCCGAGGGCGAGGTCTACCTGCCCTACTCGCCGCTGGTGGTCGTCGAGGGCACCTTCGCCGAGGCGGTGCTGCTGGAGACGGTGCTGCTCTCGATCTACAACCACGACTCGGCGATCGCCTCGGCCGCCTCGCGGATGACGTGGGCTGCCGACGGTCGCCCCTGCATCGAGATGGGGTCGCGCCGGACGCACGAGGAGGCAGCGGTTGCTGCGGCGCGGGCTGCGTACGTGGCGGGGTTCGAGACGACCTCCAACCTGGCCGCGCGCCACCGCCACGGCATCCCCACCGCCGGCACCTCGGCGCACAGTTTCACCCTGCTCCACGACACCGAGCGCGACGCCTTCACCGCGCAGGTCACGTCGCTGGGCCGCGGCACCACCCTGCTCGTCGACACGTACGACATCGGTGAGGCCGTGCGTACGGCGGTCGAGGTGGCGGGGCCCGAGCTCGGCGCGGTGCGCATCGACTCCGGCGACCTCGGCCTGCTGGCCCACCAGGTGCGCGCGCAGCTCGACTCCCTCGGCGCCACCGAGACGAAGATCGTGGTGACCAGCGACCTCGACGAGTACGCGATCGCGAGCCTGGCCGCCGCCCCCGTCGACGGCTACGGCGTCGGCACCCAGCTGGTCACCGGGTCGGGCCACCCCACGTCCGGCTTCGTCTACAAGCTGGTCGCGCGCGAGGGCGACGACGGCGAGCTGGTGCCGGTGGCGAAGAAGAGCAAGGACAAGGGCTCCGTGGGTGGGCGCAAGTACGCCCTGCGTCGCCGCAACGCTGCCGGCGTCGCGGAGGCCGAGGTGGTCGGCATCGGTACGCCGCCGGTCGACGACGGCGACGACCGCGAGCTGCTGGTGCCCCTGGTGCGCGACGGCGTCGTGGTCGGCCGCGAGCCGTTGGCGGCCTCGCGGGAGCGCCACCTGGCTGCCCGCGACGAGCTGCCGGTGCAGGCGCGGATGCTGAGCCGTGGCGAGCCGGTGATCCCGACGGTGCACCTGGATTGA
- the clpS gene encoding ATP-dependent Clp protease adapter ClpS: MHVDDILRPDRGWVTVVWNDPVNLMSYVTYVFRTHFGYSKAKAEKLMMEVHEEGRSSVSTGSREEMERDVQAMHGYGLWATMERA; this comes from the coding sequence CTGCACGTCGACGACATCCTCCGCCCTGACCGCGGGTGGGTGACCGTGGTGTGGAACGACCCGGTCAACCTGATGTCCTACGTGACCTACGTCTTCCGGACCCACTTCGGCTACTCCAAGGCCAAGGCGGAGAAGCTGATGATGGAGGTCCACGAGGAGGGCCGCTCGTCGGTCAGCACGGGCAGTCGCGAGGAGATGGAGCGCGACGTCCAGGCCATGCACGGCTACGGCCTGTGGGCCACGATGGAGCGGGCCTGA
- a CDS encoding MFS transporter, protein MTSTTPGAGTAPAPRPPMTRRGIPLDPDLRILAASTFAHRFGSGALMTTSALYFTRVAGFAPGEVALALSVAGLVGLLVQVPAGHLADTRGPREVMVATAAFTALLAATPVLARTPLELALLMGALALFQSSGHAVRGGVIAQLARGGRGVQFKAYLRAVTNVSMGLGSLVGGLALLVDRPWAYIGVFVVDALLCAVAALVTLRLPHLPPHPVVAGEPRLAVLRDVPYVVLTLLIGIFCVHFVVMDIGMVLYLAEHTAAPHVMISVLLVLNTAMVALFQVRLSHGSGTVGEGARSMLVASLFLAGGFALVAVAGSLGAVLASVVLIGGSLVHVVGEMVGSGGQWALQMGLAPHERQGQYQGFSGLGWSLMEVVGPPVVVLLCVGVGQLGWLVLGALMVATALAIVPVSRWALGSRAHYGVTTHSG, encoded by the coding sequence ATGACCTCGACCACCCCCGGTGCCGGCACGGCGCCGGCGCCCCGTCCTCCGATGACGCGGCGGGGCATCCCGCTCGACCCGGACCTGCGGATCCTCGCGGCCAGCACCTTCGCCCACCGCTTCGGCAGCGGCGCGCTGATGACGACCAGCGCCCTCTACTTCACCCGGGTCGCCGGGTTCGCGCCGGGCGAGGTGGCGCTCGCGCTCTCCGTCGCCGGCCTGGTCGGGCTGCTCGTCCAGGTGCCTGCCGGCCACCTGGCCGACACCCGCGGACCGCGCGAGGTGATGGTGGCGACCGCCGCCTTCACCGCGCTGCTCGCCGCCACCCCGGTGCTCGCGCGTACGCCGCTCGAGCTCGCGCTGCTGATGGGCGCGCTCGCCCTCTTCCAGAGCTCCGGGCACGCCGTGCGGGGCGGCGTGATCGCCCAGCTCGCCCGCGGTGGCCGCGGGGTCCAGTTCAAGGCGTACCTGCGCGCGGTCACCAACGTCTCGATGGGGCTGGGCTCCCTGGTCGGCGGCCTCGCCCTGCTGGTCGACCGGCCGTGGGCCTACATCGGCGTCTTCGTCGTCGACGCCCTGCTCTGCGCCGTCGCCGCCCTGGTCACCCTGCGGCTCCCGCACCTGCCGCCCCACCCGGTCGTCGCCGGCGAGCCGCGCCTGGCCGTGCTGCGCGACGTGCCGTACGTCGTGCTCACCCTGCTGATCGGCATCTTCTGCGTGCACTTCGTGGTGATGGACATCGGCATGGTGCTCTACCTGGCCGAGCACACCGCCGCGCCGCACGTGATGATCTCGGTGCTGCTGGTGCTCAACACCGCGATGGTCGCGCTCTTCCAGGTGCGACTCTCGCACGGCAGCGGGACCGTCGGCGAGGGTGCGCGGTCGATGCTGGTCGCCTCCCTCTTCCTGGCCGGAGGCTTCGCCCTGGTGGCGGTCGCCGGCTCGCTCGGCGCTGTGCTCGCCTCCGTCGTGCTGATCGGCGGCAGCTTGGTGCACGTGGTCGGCGAGATGGTCGGCTCGGGCGGCCAGTGGGCGCTGCAGATGGGGCTCGCCCCGCACGAGAGGCAGGGGCAGTACCAGGGGTTCAGCGGCCTCGGCTGGAGCCTGATGGAGGTGGTCGGCCCGCCGGTGGTGGTGCTGCTCTGCGTCGGCGTCGGTCAGCTCGGCTGGCTGGTGCTCGGAGCCCTCATGGTCGCGACCGCGCTGGCGATCGTGCCGGTGTCGCGGTGGGCCCTGGGCAGCCGCGCCCACTACGGCGTGACGACCCACTCGGGCTGA
- a CDS encoding MoaD/ThiS family protein, with product MAIEVKIPTIMRTYTDGEKAVTGEGATLAALIEDLEAKHPGIAERLLEDGKLRRFVNVYVNDEDVRFLGGLEAKLSDGDEVVVLPAVAGGC from the coding sequence ATGGCCATCGAGGTCAAGATCCCGACCATCATGCGCACCTACACCGACGGCGAGAAGGCCGTCACCGGTGAGGGCGCCACCCTCGCGGCCCTCATCGAGGACCTCGAGGCCAAGCACCCCGGCATCGCCGAGCGCCTGCTCGAGGACGGCAAGCTGCGCCGCTTCGTCAACGTCTACGTCAACGACGAGGACGTGCGCTTCCTCGGTGGCCTCGAGGCGAAGCTGAGCGACGGCGACGAGGTCGTCGTGCTCCCCGCCGTCGCGGGCGGCTGCTGA
- a CDS encoding alkaline phosphatase family protein: MRPRIAVPHSSLTGQLATQLAAMLVAVTLLVAGLLAPTTAHAGTDVAPGGAATPTSVPAPASAPAAAPTARSVLLISVDGLSPAVVAQLGRKRTPALHRLMAQGTSTRNARTEVELTKTLPNHTSMVTGRRITAEQGGHGVWWNDDRRSPATVHKAAGHRVASVFTRVDGAGGSSAVFAGKTKFRLWNRTWGRSIDRFQVRADDARLARDVRRDLRRKNRTLRFWHIAAPDRTGHAKGFSSRAYRRAVRSTDALVGEVLRTIRTSPRLRGKVAVVLTSDHGADGGRRHSDETKLGNQQILFVAQGPGIATGADLYAINPGTVAGPGRRQPAYDADLPPVRNGDAANFVLDLLGLAPVPGSELNADQHLKWVRPAS; the protein is encoded by the coding sequence GTGCGCCCTCGGATCGCAGTCCCCCACTCCTCGCTGACCGGCCAGCTCGCCACCCAGCTCGCCGCGATGCTGGTCGCGGTGACGCTCCTCGTCGCCGGCCTCCTGGCACCGACGACGGCCCACGCGGGCACCGACGTCGCGCCGGGCGGAGCCGCCACCCCGACGTCGGTCCCTGCACCGGCCTCTGCACCGGCCGCTGCACCGACGGCCAGGAGCGTCCTGCTCATCTCGGTCGACGGCCTCTCCCCCGCGGTCGTCGCCCAGCTGGGTCGCAAGCGCACGCCGGCCCTGCACCGGCTCATGGCCCAGGGCACGTCGACCCGCAACGCCCGCACCGAGGTCGAGCTGACCAAGACCCTGCCCAACCACACCAGCATGGTCACGGGGCGGCGGATCACGGCGGAGCAGGGCGGCCACGGCGTCTGGTGGAACGACGACCGCCGCTCACCCGCCACCGTCCACAAGGCTGCAGGCCACCGGGTCGCGTCGGTCTTCACCCGCGTCGACGGCGCCGGTGGCAGCTCGGCGGTCTTCGCCGGCAAGACGAAGTTCCGGCTCTGGAACCGCACCTGGGGCAGGTCGATCGACCGCTTCCAGGTGCGCGCCGACGACGCACGCCTGGCCCGGGACGTACGCCGCGACCTGCGCCGGAAGAACCGGACGCTGCGCTTCTGGCACATCGCCGCCCCCGACCGGACCGGCCACGCCAAGGGCTTCTCGTCGCGGGCCTACCGCCGGGCGGTCCGCAGCACCGACGCCCTGGTCGGCGAGGTGCTCAGGACGATCCGCACCAGCCCACGGCTGCGCGGCAAGGTGGCGGTCGTGCTCACCTCCGACCACGGCGCCGACGGCGGACGACGCCACAGCGACGAGACGAAGCTGGGCAACCAGCAGATCCTCTTCGTCGCCCAGGGTCCTGGGATCGCCACGGGGGCCGACCTCTACGCGATCAACCCCGGCACGGTCGCCGGCCCGGGGCGCCGGCAGCCGGCGTACGACGCCGACCTGCCGCCGGTGCGCAACGGCGACGCCGCCAACTTCGTGCTCGACCTGCTCGGGCTCGCGCCCGTGCCGGGCAGCGAGCTCAACGCCGACCAGCACCTGAAGTGGGTGCGTCCGGCCAGCTGA
- a CDS encoding MBL fold metallo-hydrolase, with amino-acid sequence MRLTVVGCSGSYPGPDSPASCYLLEAEHEGRTWRVLLDLGSGALGALHRYADPLTIDAVFLSHLHADHCLDLCGYHVMRKYHPTGPQPRIPVWGPGGTDVRMAKAYDLPLDPGMTEEFDFRVWGEPVHLGPFTVEAVPVEHPVPAFSLRVTCAGKVLAYTGDCGPCDGVREAALGADLLLAEASFEEGADNPAALHLTGRECADLATVAGAPRLVLTHIPPWHDPQVVLEEARAAYDGELALARSGAVYDFTTF; translated from the coding sequence TTGAGGCTCACAGTCGTTGGCTGCTCAGGGTCCTACCCGGGCCCCGACTCCCCGGCGAGTTGCTACCTCCTGGAGGCGGAGCACGAGGGCCGCACCTGGCGCGTCCTGCTCGACCTCGGCAGCGGCGCCCTGGGCGCGCTGCACCGCTACGCGGACCCCCTCACCATCGACGCCGTCTTCCTCTCCCACCTCCACGCCGACCACTGCCTCGACCTCTGCGGCTACCACGTGATGCGGAAGTACCACCCGACCGGGCCGCAGCCGCGGATCCCGGTGTGGGGGCCGGGCGGCACCGACGTGCGGATGGCGAAGGCCTACGACCTTCCCCTCGACCCGGGCATGACCGAGGAGTTCGACTTCCGGGTCTGGGGCGAGCCGGTCCACCTCGGCCCGTTCACCGTCGAGGCGGTGCCGGTCGAGCACCCCGTCCCGGCCTTCTCGCTGCGGGTGACCTGCGCGGGCAAGGTGCTGGCCTACACCGGCGACTGCGGCCCGTGCGACGGCGTGCGTGAGGCCGCCCTCGGCGCCGACCTGCTCCTGGCCGAGGCGTCGTTCGAGGAGGGCGCCGACAACCCCGCCGCCCTGCACCTCACCGGCCGGGAGTGCGCCGACCTGGCGACCGTGGCCGGGGCGCCCCGACTGGTCCTCACGCACATCCCGCCGTGGCACGACCCGCAGGTCGTCCTGGAGGAGGCGCGGGCCGCGTACGACGGTGAGCTCGCCCTGGCGCGCAGCGGCGCGGTCTACGACTTCACCACCTTCTGA
- a CDS encoding ABC transporter ATP-binding protein — MISVQGLSKSYGGFRAVDDVSFVAQPGRVTGFLGPNGAGKTTTMRMMVGLTTITSGTATIGGMRYSDIPNPGRHVGVLLDASAQHAGRTGREVLTLSARTMGLPATRVDEMLELVSLTGAESKRRVRNYSLGMRQRLGIANALLGDPSVLILDEPANGLDPAGIHWMRGLLKTFADQGGTVLLSSHLLNEVEVVADEMVMIGQGRIVAQGDKAALLAEHGDQATLVTAEDRDALADALTAAGLRFAVAGPGFRVEAPPLAVGRAAADARVVLVDLRPSGGGLENLFLTLTASTQRESKLEGATA, encoded by the coding sequence ATGATCTCAGTCCAAGGACTCAGCAAGAGCTATGGCGGCTTCCGCGCCGTGGACGACGTCTCCTTCGTCGCCCAGCCCGGTCGGGTGACCGGGTTCCTCGGCCCCAACGGCGCCGGCAAGACCACCACGATGCGGATGATGGTCGGGCTCACCACCATCACCAGCGGCACCGCCACCATCGGCGGGATGCGGTACTCCGACATCCCCAACCCCGGTCGCCACGTGGGCGTCCTCCTCGACGCCTCCGCGCAGCACGCCGGGCGTACGGGTCGTGAGGTCCTGACCCTGTCGGCCCGCACCATGGGGCTCCCGGCCACGCGGGTCGACGAGATGCTCGAGCTCGTCAGCCTCACCGGCGCCGAGTCGAAGCGTCGGGTGCGCAACTACTCCCTCGGCATGCGCCAGCGCCTCGGCATCGCCAACGCGCTGCTGGGTGACCCCTCGGTGCTGATTCTCGACGAGCCGGCCAACGGCCTCGACCCGGCCGGCATCCACTGGATGCGCGGACTGCTCAAGACCTTCGCCGACCAGGGCGGCACGGTGCTGCTGTCGTCGCACCTGCTCAACGAGGTCGAGGTCGTCGCCGACGAGATGGTGATGATCGGGCAGGGCCGGATCGTGGCGCAGGGCGACAAGGCGGCGCTGCTCGCCGAGCACGGCGACCAGGCCACCCTGGTGACCGCCGAGGACCGTGACGCACTCGCCGATGCCCTGACCGCGGCCGGGCTGCGCTTCGCCGTCGCCGGACCCGGCTTCCGGGTGGAGGCCCCGCCGCTCGCCGTCGGTCGCGCAGCCGCCGACGCCCGAGTGGTGCTCGTCGACCTGCGCCCCTCCGGCGGGGGCCTCGAGAACCTCTTCCTCACCCTCACCGCCTCCACCCAGCGTGAGAGCAAGCTCGAAGGAGCCACCGCATGA
- a CDS encoding ABC transporter permease subunit — MSIAAPTRTFDVSGTRPVPFGRHVGVELRKMTDTRVGLWTLVVIGIATAGVILISFLSTGDEVESRTFLNFFQNTNTPQMLLLPVLGILLVTQEWGQRTTLTTFALEPSRIKVVAAKTVAALLFGLAAVVLAAVIAALAAAVGGASDPWADTEWLRLANLTLLQVLGVLQGVAFGLLVLNSAGAIVLFFALPVVFNLVSTFWGWLNERAGWIDLSTAQSPLYGFDSMTGERVSATLTGEQWAQLAVVCLIWIVLPYVVGLVRVLRSEMK, encoded by the coding sequence ATGAGCATCGCCGCCCCGACCCGTACGTTCGACGTCTCCGGCACCCGGCCGGTCCCGTTCGGCCGCCACGTCGGCGTCGAGCTGCGCAAGATGACCGACACCCGCGTCGGCCTGTGGACCCTCGTCGTCATCGGGATCGCCACCGCCGGCGTCATCCTGATCTCGTTCCTCTCCACGGGCGACGAGGTGGAGAGCCGGACGTTCCTCAACTTCTTCCAGAACACCAACACGCCGCAGATGCTGCTGCTCCCGGTGCTGGGCATCCTGCTGGTCACCCAGGAGTGGGGCCAGCGGACCACGCTCACGACCTTCGCCCTGGAGCCGTCGCGGATCAAGGTGGTCGCCGCCAAGACCGTGGCCGCCCTGCTCTTCGGTCTCGCGGCCGTCGTGCTGGCGGCCGTCATCGCGGCCCTGGCGGCTGCGGTGGGTGGCGCCAGCGACCCGTGGGCCGACACCGAGTGGCTGCGCCTGGCCAACCTCACGCTGCTGCAGGTCCTGGGCGTGCTGCAGGGGGTGGCCTTCGGGCTCCTGGTGCTGAACTCGGCCGGCGCCATCGTGCTCTTCTTCGCCCTGCCGGTCGTCTTCAACCTGGTCTCCACCTTCTGGGGATGGCTCAACGAGCGGGCCGGCTGGATCGACCTGTCCACCGCGCAGAGCCCGCTCTACGGCTTCGACTCGATGACGGGCGAGCGCGTCAGCGCCACCCTGACGGGGGAGCAGTGGGCCCAGCTGGCGGTCGTCTGCCTGATCTGGATCGTGCTGCCCTACGTGGTCGGCCTCGTCCGGGTGCTGCGCAGTGAGATGAAGTGA
- the rph gene encoding ribonuclease PH: MTDSTSTTHPPRVDGRADDELREIRFTRNWQDHPAGSVLVEFGRTRVLCAASVSEGVPRWRKGSGLGWVTAEYAMLPSATNTRSDRESVKGRIGGRTHEISRLIGRSLRAVIDYKALGENTIQLDCDVLQADGGTRTAAITGAYVALHDAVEFLRSQGSLAGEPLTGSVAAVSVGIIDGAPRLDLPYVEDVRAETDMNIVMTGDGRFVEVQGTAEGVPFDRAELDGLLALGEKGCADLTRMQRLALGLEA; encoded by the coding sequence ATGACTGACTCCACCTCCACCACCCACCCCCCGCGCGTCGACGGTCGGGCCGACGACGAGCTGCGTGAGATCCGGTTCACCCGCAACTGGCAGGACCACCCGGCCGGGTCGGTGCTGGTGGAGTTCGGGCGTACGCGGGTGCTCTGCGCGGCGTCCGTCAGCGAGGGCGTGCCGAGGTGGCGCAAGGGGTCGGGCCTGGGCTGGGTCACCGCTGAGTACGCGATGCTCCCGTCGGCCACCAACACCCGCTCCGACCGCGAGTCGGTCAAGGGGCGCATCGGTGGGCGTACACACGAGATCTCGCGGCTGATCGGGCGGTCGCTACGCGCCGTCATCGACTACAAGGCGCTGGGGGAGAACACGATCCAGCTCGACTGCGACGTGCTCCAGGCCGACGGCGGCACGCGCACGGCGGCGATCACCGGGGCGTACGTCGCCCTCCACGACGCCGTCGAGTTCCTGCGCAGCCAGGGCTCGCTGGCCGGCGAGCCGCTGACCGGTTCGGTGGCTGCGGTCAGCGTCGGGATCATCGACGGCGCCCCGCGCCTCGACCTGCCCTACGTCGAGGACGTGCGCGCCGAGACCGACATGAACATCGTGATGACCGGCGACGGTCGCTTCGTCGAGGTGCAGGGCACCGCCGAGGGCGTGCCCTTCGACCGCGCCGAGCTCGACGGCCTCCTCGCCCTGGGTGAGAAGGGCTGCGCCGACCTGACCCGGATGCAGCGCCTGGCCCTGGGCCTGGAGGCCTGA
- the rdgB gene encoding RdgB/HAM1 family non-canonical purine NTP pyrophosphatase: MSTEGARIFLASRNAKKIAEMERILAEHVPDVQVLGLDDVDDYDEPAEDEATFEGNALLKARAGAAATGLPSIADDSGLCVDALNGMPGVLSARWAGRMKSDTANNELLLDQLHDVPDARRGAHFRCAVAWVMPDGTERVVEGRMPGRVIREMRGSGGFGYDVLFVPDEYATSGLTSAEILPQEKDRISHRGRALREIAPLVAADLAQ, from the coding sequence GTGTCGACCGAGGGGGCACGGATCTTCCTCGCGTCACGCAACGCGAAGAAGATCGCCGAGATGGAGCGGATCCTGGCCGAGCACGTCCCTGACGTGCAGGTGCTGGGCCTCGACGACGTCGACGACTACGACGAGCCCGCCGAGGACGAGGCGACCTTCGAGGGCAACGCCCTGCTGAAGGCGCGCGCCGGCGCCGCGGCGACCGGGCTGCCGTCGATCGCCGACGACTCCGGTCTCTGCGTCGACGCGCTCAACGGCATGCCCGGCGTGCTCTCGGCGCGCTGGGCCGGTCGGATGAAGAGCGACACCGCCAACAACGAGCTGCTGCTCGACCAGCTCCACGACGTGCCCGACGCCCGCCGGGGCGCGCACTTCCGCTGCGCCGTGGCCTGGGTGATGCCCGACGGCACCGAGCGCGTCGTCGAGGGTCGCATGCCGGGCCGGGTCATCCGCGAGATGCGCGGCTCGGGCGGCTTCGGCTACGACGTGCTCTTCGTGCCCGACGAGTACGCGACCTCGGGGCTGACCTCGGCCGAGATCCTGCCCCAGGAGAAGGACCGGATCTCGCACCGCGGCCGCGCCCTGCGCGAGATCGCGCCGCTCGTCGCCGCCGACCTGGCCCAGTAG